AAATACCAGTTTTAATTTTTTTATCAATATATTCTTCTATCATTGTATTAATAAATGTATTGTATAGCTTTTCAGCCTCCCCATAGGACATACTTTCTGTAAAATCAGGCCTTCTGCCTTTTGTTATATTGCCGTATAAAGTGAATTGACTAACTATCAAAATTTCTCCCTCTATATCCTTTAGTGATTTATCAAAGCTACTATTAGTGCTAGAAAATATTCTTAGGTTAAGAATTTT
This Deferribacterota bacterium DNA region includes the following protein-coding sequences:
- the dtd gene encoding D-aminoacyl-tRNA deacylase, translated to MRICLQRVLQASVEVDNKIVSKISKGILLFVGFANSDVDIDLKKCAQKILNLRIFSSTNSSFDKSLKDIEGEILIVSQFTLYGNITKGRRPDFTESMSYGEAEKLYNTFINTMIEEYIDKKIKTGIFGAKMLVNISNDGPVTIVSDFK